A genomic stretch from Perognathus longimembris pacificus isolate PPM17 chromosome 5, ASM2315922v1, whole genome shotgun sequence includes:
- the C5H3orf33 gene encoding protein C3orf33 homolog isoform X1 → MAEPPASGGRGRGRGAGAAPNLVSRLSRWADDHLRLVQNISTGMAIVGIILFLRSVRLTSRFTSPSAIPAEFIRKRVKLRGRLRRVTELGLEIEHVPIAVPLLSSWRQEPCGVLLVKLAGVQLTDSGKAWLQSELQPSQHLWFQLLGKEDSALFCYLLVDRGGFFSVNLNEEILRRGLGKAVPVKGLDYDSKTYWKIHRKLLKAELTALKKGEGIWKEEYEKETYLAKFRESWKEIWKKDDYLKPAGSDSNLKTRSYYDKFRSTYDTWKDSVSNFSLVLKFRELKSRLHFRRKG, encoded by the exons ATGGCGGAGCCGCCGGCctcgggcgggcgcgggcgcgggcgcggggccggggcggcgcccAACCTGGTGTCGCGGCTTTCGCGGTGGGCGGACGACCACCTGCGCCTGGTCCAG AACATCAGCACTGGCATGGCCATAGTTGGAATAATATTATTTCTAAGGAGCGTTCGACTA ACATCCAGGTTCACCAGCCCCTCGGCCATCCCAGCCGAGTTCATCCGGAAGCGGGTGAAGCTCCGGGGCCGCCTGCGGCGGGTGACCGAGCTGGGCCTGGAGATCGAGCACGTCCCCATCGCCGtccctctcctgtcctcctgGAGAC AGGAGCCCTGTGGCGTGCTGCTGGTCAAGCTGGCTGGGGTCCAGCTCACCGACTCGGGAAAGGCCTGGCTGCAGAGCGAGCTACAGCCCTCCCAGCACCTCTGGTTCCAGCTCCTGGGCAAAGAGGACTCAGCCCTCTTCTGCTACCTTCTAGTCGACAGG ggtggATTCTTTAGTGTGAATCTGAATGAAGAAATTTTGAGAAGAGGACTGGGCAAAGCTGTTCCTGTTAAGGGGCTGGACTATGATTCTAAAACCTACTGGAAAATTCACAGAAAGTTACTGAAAGCTGAACTGACAGCCTTGAAAAAAGGAGAAGGCATCTGGAAGGAAGAATATGAAAAGGAAACTTATTTGGCAAAATTCAGAGAGTCCTGGaaagaaatatggaaaaaagACGATTATTTAAAGCCCGCTGGATCTGATTCCAACTTGAAAACCCGAAGTTACTATGACAAATTTAGAAGCACTTACGATACATGGAAAGATAGTGTGAGCAATTTCTCCTTAGTACTGAAATTCAGGGAACTAAAAAGTCGCCTGCACTTCCGCAGAAAAGGTTGA
- the C5H3orf33 gene encoding protein C3orf33 homolog isoform X2, whose translation MAIVGIILFLRSVRLTSRFTSPSAIPAEFIRKRVKLRGRLRRVTELGLEIEHVPIAVPLLSSWRQEPCGVLLVKLAGVQLTDSGKAWLQSELQPSQHLWFQLLGKEDSALFCYLLVDRGGFFSVNLNEEILRRGLGKAVPVKGLDYDSKTYWKIHRKLLKAELTALKKGEGIWKEEYEKETYLAKFRESWKEIWKKDDYLKPAGSDSNLKTRSYYDKFRSTYDTWKDSVSNFSLVLKFRELKSRLHFRRKG comes from the exons ATGGCCATAGTTGGAATAATATTATTTCTAAGGAGCGTTCGACTA ACATCCAGGTTCACCAGCCCCTCGGCCATCCCAGCCGAGTTCATCCGGAAGCGGGTGAAGCTCCGGGGCCGCCTGCGGCGGGTGACCGAGCTGGGCCTGGAGATCGAGCACGTCCCCATCGCCGtccctctcctgtcctcctgGAGAC AGGAGCCCTGTGGCGTGCTGCTGGTCAAGCTGGCTGGGGTCCAGCTCACCGACTCGGGAAAGGCCTGGCTGCAGAGCGAGCTACAGCCCTCCCAGCACCTCTGGTTCCAGCTCCTGGGCAAAGAGGACTCAGCCCTCTTCTGCTACCTTCTAGTCGACAGG ggtggATTCTTTAGTGTGAATCTGAATGAAGAAATTTTGAGAAGAGGACTGGGCAAAGCTGTTCCTGTTAAGGGGCTGGACTATGATTCTAAAACCTACTGGAAAATTCACAGAAAGTTACTGAAAGCTGAACTGACAGCCTTGAAAAAAGGAGAAGGCATCTGGAAGGAAGAATATGAAAAGGAAACTTATTTGGCAAAATTCAGAGAGTCCTGGaaagaaatatggaaaaaagACGATTATTTAAAGCCCGCTGGATCTGATTCCAACTTGAAAACCCGAAGTTACTATGACAAATTTAGAAGCACTTACGATACATGGAAAGATAGTGTGAGCAATTTCTCCTTAGTACTGAAATTCAGGGAACTAAAAAGTCGCCTGCACTTCCGCAGAAAAGGTTGA